The region CTCGCCGTCGTCATCGGCTTCTACGTGATCGGCAACGTCCACCACGCGCTCCACACCCCGCTCATGAGCGTCACCAACGCGATCAGCGGGATCATCGTGGTCGGCGCGATCCTGCAGGCGCCGATCGACGACCCCGTGGTCCAGGTGATCGCCGGGGTGGCCATCCTGCTCGCCAGCATCAACGTCTTCGGTGGCTTCATGGTCACCCGGCGGATGCTCAACATGTTCCAGAAGGGCTGAACCGGTGGTCGAGCTCGTCCAGGGCGCCTACATCCTCGCGGCGCTCCTCTTCATCCTCGCGCTCGCCGGACTGAGCAAGCACGAGACCGCCCGACGCGGCAACCAGCTCGGCATGGCCGGCATGGGCCTCGCGGTCGTCGCGACCCTGCTGCTGGTGCTCGACCAGGTCTCCGACCTCGGCTCCACCGCCGGCTGGGTCGGCGTTGGGATCATCCTGGTCGCCGGCACGATCGGCGCCGTCATCGGCATCCGTCTCGCCCGCGGCGTCGAGATGACCGGGATGCCCGAGCTCATCGCGATGATGCACAGCTTCGTCGGCCTCGCCGCCGTGCTGGTCGGCTACAACACCTGGCTCGAGACGGTCGACTTCGCGAGCGACGCCGTCCACGACGGCGAGGTCTTCATCGGCGTCTTCATCGGTGCGGTCACCTTCACCGGCTCGATCGTGGCCAACCTCAAGCTCAGCGCGAAGATGAAGTCCGCACCGGTGACGCTGCCCGGCCGACACCTCCTCAACCTCGCGATCCTCGTGGCCTCGGCCGTGCTGCTGGTCTGGTTCGCGAACACCGACGGCTGGATCGGCCTCGCCCCGCTCGGGATCATGACCGTCCTCGCGCTCGTGCTCGGCTTCCACCTCGTCGCCGCGATCGGGGGCGGCGACATGCCCGTCGTCGTCTCGATGCTCAACAGCTACTCCGGCTGGGCCGCGGCCGCTGCCGGCTTCATGCTCGGCAACGACCTGCTGATCATCACCGGAGCGCTCGTCGGCTCGTCGGGTGCGATCCTCAGCTACATCATGTGCCGGGCGATGAACCGCTCGTTCGTCAGCGTGATCGCCGGGGGCTTCGGCTCCGACGGCGGCTCCGCCGGCGAGGGGGACCGCGACTACGGCGAGCACCGCGAGATCCAGTCCGACGACGTGGCCGCTCTGCTGGCCGACGCCTCGTCCGTGGTGATCACCCCCGGCTACGGCATGGCCGTCGCGCAGGCGCAGTACCCCGTCGCCGAGCTGACGCGGCGGCTGCGCGAGAAGGGCGTCGACGTACGGTTCGGCATCCACCCGGTCGCCGGGCGCCTGCCCGGTCACATGAACGTGCTGCTCGCCGAGGCCAAGGTGCCCTACGACATCGTGCTCGAGATGGACGAGATCAACGACGACCTCGCCGACACCGACGTCGTGCTCGTCATCGGCGCCAACGACACGGTCAACCCCGCCGCCCTCGAGGAGCCCGGCTCGCCCATCGCCGGCATGCCGGTGCTCGAGGTGTGGAAGGCGCGCGACGTGGTCGTCTTCAAGCGCTCGATGGCCACGGGCTACGCCGGCGTGCAGAACCCGCTGTTCTTCAAGGAGAACTCGCAGATGCTCTTCGGCGACGCCAAGGACAAGGTCAACGAGATCGTGGCCGCCCTCTCCTGAGTCGGCCGCGAGGGACCCTCAGCCGAGGTGGACCCCGGCGAGCATGCCGATCAGGTACGTCACGCCCATCGCGAGCAGGCCACCCGCCACGTTGCGCACGACGGCGGGCAGGCGCGGGCTGTAGCCGAGCCTCGCGCTGACCGCGCCGGCGCCGGCGAGCGCGAGCGCGACCACGACGACGGTCGTCACGATGCGGGCGGCGTCGGGGACGAGGGCCACGACCAGCAGCGGCAGCAGGGCGCCGACCGTGAAGGCGACCATCGAGGCGAGGGCTGCGTGCCACGGGTTCGCGAGGGAGTCGGGGTCGATGCCGAACTCGATGTCGGCGTGCGCCTCGAGCGCGTCGTGGGCGGTGAGCTCCTCGGCGACCTTCTCGGCGGTCTCGGGGGACAGCCCCTTCTCGCGGTACATCCGGGCGAGCTCCTCCTGCTCGGTCCGGGGCATCTGCTCGAGCTCCTTGCGCTCCATCGCCAGGATGGATCGCTCGGAGTCGCGCTGGGTGCTGACCGAGACGTACTCACCGGCACCCATGCTCAGCGCACCCGCGGTCAGCGCGGCGATGCCGGCGATGAGGATCGTGCCGGAGTCGTCGGTCGCGCCCGCGACGCCCATCACGACGCCAGCGGTGGACACGATCCCGTCGTTGGCGCCGAGCACGCCCGCCCGCAGCCAGTTCAGCCGGCCGCTGACGTCGTCGTCGACGTCCTCGTGCCAGTGCTGCGGCTCCTCGTCGGTCCCGATCTCAAGGCTCACGCCCTCGATCCAACTCCGGCGACGAGCGGCTCGCAACGAAGGGGAGCCTCAGCCGAGGGAGTAGGTCCCCATGACCTCGTGGCGGGGGCGCCGGCGTGGGCCCTCGCCGAGGTGGGAGGCGACCAGGGCGACCTCGTCGACGACCCACGCCGGGCCGTCGTACGCATCGAGCAGGCGCACCCACGACGTGACGTTGTCCGGGCGGCCGAGCCGACCCAGCGTCAGGTGCGGGCGGAACCGCTGGCCGTCGACGCGGGCTCCGGAGGCCGACACCGCCTGGCGGCACCCGGTCGAGAGCGCGTCCAGGGTGGCCGCGGCCTCGTCCGTGGCGTCGAGCCGGGCGAAGAGCACGCGCGCGCGGTCCGGGTCGGGGAAGGCGCCGCCGCCGGCGACCCGCACCCCGAACGCCGTACGACGACCCGCGACCGCCGTGAGCCGGTCGTCGAGGTCGTCGAGGCTGCGGTCGGCGACGTCCTCGGCGAAGGCGAGCGTGACGTGCCACTGCGCGGGATCGGACCAGCGGAAGGCCGCCGCCTCCCGGCGCACGGACAGGAACTCCTCGAGGTGCTCGACGACCTCCGGCGGCGGGACGACCGCGACGAACATGCGACTCATCCCTAGAGCCCCAGGTCGCGCCCGATCAGCATCTTCATGATCTCGTTGGACCCGGCCCAGATCTTCGTGACGCGGGCGTCGCGCCAGGCGCGGGCCACGCGGTACTCGTTCATGAAGCCGTAGCCACCGTGGACCTGGACGCAGTGGTCCAGGACGTCGTTCTGCACCTGCGAGGTCCACCACTTCGCCTTGGCGGCGTCGACGGGGGTGAGCTCCTTCTTGGTGTGCGCGAGCACGCACTGGTCGACGAAGGCCTCGGTCACGTCGATGCGGGTCACCAGGTCGGCGAGCAGGAACTGGGTGTTCTGGAAGGATCCGATCGGCTGCCCGAAGGCCTGGCGGTCCTTGGCGTACTGCACCGTCTCGAGCAGGATCTGCTTGGCGTGGGCCAGGTTGGTGATGGCCGAGCCGAGGCGCTCCTGCGGCAGGAACTGCATCATCGAGATGAAGCCGGTGTCGAGCGGGCCGACGAGGTCGTCGTTGCTGACGCGGACGTCGTCGAAGGCGAGCTCGGCCGTGTCGGACTCGTCCTGGCCGACCTTGTCGAGCACGCGGCCGACGCTGAAGCCGTCGAGGGTGGTGTCGACGGCGAAGAGCGAGATGCCCTTGGCCTTCTTCTCCGGGCTGGTGCGCGCCGCGACGAGCACGAGGTCGGCGGAGCCGCCGTTGGTGATGAAGGTCTTGGAGCCGTTGATGATCCAGTCGTCGCCGTCGCGCACGGCGGTCGTCCGCAGGTTGGCCAGGTCGGAGCCGCCGCCGGGCTCGGTCATGCCGATGGCGGTGACCAGCTCGCCGCTCGCGGCCCTCGGCAGCCAGCGCGCCCTCTGCTCGTCGTCGGTGAGGTGCACGAGGTAGGGCACGGTGATGTCGGCGTGGATGCCGACGCAGCTCGGCAGGGACATGTTGACCTTCGCGAGCTCCTCGGTGAGCACCGCGTTGAAGCGGTAGTCGCCGGCCTCCGAGCCGCCGAACTCCTCGGGGATCTCCAGGCCGAGGAAGCCCTGCTTGCCCGCGGCGAGCCAGAACTCACGGTCGAGCCCGTGGTGCTCGGCGTACGTCTCGAGGTGCGGCACGACCTCGCGGTCCAGGAACTGCTTGACCGAGGACCGGAAGGCCTCGTGGTCCTCGTCGTAGATCTCGCGCTTCATGGCCCCGATGTTACTAGCCAGTCACCTCTTCGGGTCATTCTCACCGAAGTCACCCACGCGGGTGGGTCCGGGCACGTAGCCTCGCACGGTCGGCTCGTTTCCGGGGGTGGGATCGCATGGCCGCTGACAGGGGGACGTGGACGCGTCCAAGAGGAGAGGCGTGGGGCAACGATGCCCAACGCGCGGTCCTGCACGCCATCGCGGAGGACGCCGCGCGCCGCTCGGGCTACAAGGTGGTCGCGATCGAGGCGCTCCGCTCCGACGGCAACCTGGAGTTCGTCGCCATCGCCGGCGACGCCGACGCGCGCGACGAGCTGCTGGGCAAGGCCTCACCGCTCGACCTCGACCGCATCGTCTCCTTCAGCACCGACCTGGACGGCTGGAAGTTCATCCCCGGCGAGGCGATGGACGACGACACCCGCGAGTGGCTCGCCGGCTACGGCCACATCCCCGACCTGCCCCCCTCCGACCTCCCGGACGCCTGGACCGGCGAGGACCGGCTCGTGCAGCTGCTCACCAACGAGGACGGCGAGCTGCGCGGCACCCTCTACCTCGACGAGCCGCGCACCGGTCGCCGGCCCACGCAGCGCACGATGGCCGCGGTCAACGCCGAGATCGCCGTGCTGTGCGAGGCGGTGGTGAGCATCGTCGAGCGCGAGCTCTACGGCGAGCAGGTGCGGATGGTGTCGCAGGCGCGCGCGGCGCGCCAGGCCGTCCGTCCGGGGCTGGAGATCGGCGAGTTCCTCGGCGAGCTGTCGGGCGCGATGGTGGCGGCGATGCAGGTCCACACCGTCGACGTGCTGCTGGCGGGTGCGCCTGCTCCCGCCCTCGAGCCCTACCGGGCGTTCTTCGAGGAGCACATGCGGAGGGTGTGGCTGCGCCACGGGCACCTGGTGGTCGAGCCGACGCAGACGTGGGGCGTCACCGAGCGGTCCGTCGCCACGCCCGAGGTGCTGGCCGAGGCGATGGAGCGTCGCGGCGTCGGGTCGTGGCTGCTCGTCCCGATCGGCATGGGCGAGGAGTACCTCGGCTCGATGGGCCTGGGCCGCGCGCCCGACGAGGCACGCTGGATCGACTCCGAGATCAACGCGGCGAAGGCCGTCGCGAGCGACGTGGCGACCGTCGTCCTCGAGGCCAGGCTGATGCAGCGCGAGCGCGAGCTCAACGCCGAGATCCGCGACATCAGCGACTATCGGCGCGACATGGTCCTCACCCTCGCGCACGAGTTGCGCAACCCGGTCAGCGTGCTCTTCTCCCACCTCGAGATGCTCGCGATGGACGTGCCCGAGGCGTCCGACGGGCCGATCGGGGAGTCGATGGACGCGATGGACCGCGCCTCGCGCCGGATCGCCAGCATGATCGAGGACCTGATGGCGCTCGCCACCGTGAGCGACACCGACCGGTCCGCCGACATCGCGACGGTCGACCTGTCCGCCCTGGTGCGTGACACGTGCGAGTTCCTCGCGCCCACCGCGAGCAGCGGCGGCGTCCACCTCCGCACAGAGGTCGCCGACGGGCTGGTCGTCGTGGGTGAGGCGGACGGCCTCCAGCGGATGGTCGCCAACCTGGTCTCCAACGCCTGCAAGTACACCGCCGCAGGCGGTGACGTCCGGGTCCGCCTCGAGCCGGCGACGCGTGGGTCGGACGGTCCTGCCGGAGTGCGTCTCGTCTGCGCCGACTCCGGCATCGGCATCGCCGAGTCGGCCCTCGAGCACGTCTTCACCCCCTTCTTCCGCGCGCCCGACCCGGAGGCGCGCAAGCGTCCGGGCACCGGCCTGGGCCTGGCCATCATGGAGCGGGTCGTGAAGGGCCACGACGGCACGATCGAGGTCGCCTCCGTCCTCGGCGAGGGCACGACCTTCACGGTCTGGCTCCCGGTCGGCCCGCCCATCGACGTACCGTGACGAGGTGTCCGTCCACGCGCTCGTAGCCGCCGTGCTGCAGGTCGTGCTGACCGCGACCGGCGTTCCGGTGCCGTACGCCGACCACGCACCGGCAGCGCCCGCCCGGGTCGAGCCGACCACCGACGGCACGCAGCCGCAGGCGGCCGCCGGCTGGGGCAGCGTCGCGCCACGCTGGCTCGGCACGAGGCCGTTGCCCGACGACCCGGCCACCGGCAACGGCGAGGTCCGGCCGACCCCGTCGGTGATGCGCAACCGCCGCTGGACCCTGCCCGACGACGTGCGGATGCTCCCGGGCTCGGGCTTCGCGAGCAAGGTCGTCTCGCCGGCCCCGCGACGCGTGGTCGCGCGCTCGACGTGGCAACCGGGTTGCCCGGTCGCAGCCACCGACCTGGCGTGGGTGCGGGTGACGTTCTGGGGGTTCGACGCGCAGCGCCACACCGGCGAGCTGCTGGTCGGCAGCGCGGTCGCCGACGACCTCGTGCAGGTCTTCCGCACGCTCTACCGGGTGCGCTTCCCCCAGGAGCGGCTGGCCATCGCGCGCACCTACGACCCCGACGCGCCCTCGACCGGTGACGGCAACGAGACCAGTGCCTTCGTGTGCCGGCCCTCGACCGGCGCCACCTACTTCTCCCAGCACGCCTCCGGCCTCGCCATCGACCTCAACTCGTTCCAGAACCCCTACGAGAAGGGCGATGTGGTGCTGCCCGAGCTGGCGTCGTCCTACCTGCGCCGGGACCGCGTGCGGGCCGGGATGATCACCCCGGACGGCCCCGTGGTGCGCGTCTTCGCCCGGATCGGGTGGGAGTGGGGCGGGGCCTGGCGCTACTCCAAGGACTACATGCACTTCAGCCAGAACGGGCTGTAGCGGGGTCGCCGGGTGGCGACCAGTGGTTGAAACTGACGGCAAAACCCTCCCGTCCACGCTCGGCGTGCCCGTACGATCCCCGATGAGGCTCGACCGGGAGACGGCCTCAGGTGGATCTGGTGGGCGGGGACAGGGATGCGGGACTCGAGCTGGGGCGGTGCGCGGGCGCGTGCACTGCTGCACGAGATCACCGCGGACGCCGCCGCCCGCGCGGGCTTCAAGGTCGCCGCGCTCGAGGTCGTCCGGCCGCAGGGCCTGCTCGAGTTCGTCGCCATCACGGGGGAGCCGGAGGGCTCGGCCCAGCTCCTCGGGACCGGGTCGCGGGTCGAGGACATGATCGCCGCGATCGCCGACGGCGTGACCTTCGGCGAGTGGACCTTCGTGGCCGAGGAGGCCTACTCGCCCGGCGTCGAGGAGGCGCTGCGCGACGCGTCGTGGGTGCCCGACATCCCCCGCACCGACGACGACGCCGACTGGCACCCCCTCGACATGCTGGTCGCCGAGGTGCGCGACGAGGGCGGCACGCTGCGCGCCCTGCTCTACCTCGACGAGCCCTTCGGGCTGCGGCGCCTGTCGCAGGTGCGGTTCGAGGCCCTCACC is a window of Nocardioides oleivorans DNA encoding:
- a CDS encoding sensor histidine kinase, with translation MAADRGTWTRPRGEAWGNDAQRAVLHAIAEDAARRSGYKVVAIEALRSDGNLEFVAIAGDADARDELLGKASPLDLDRIVSFSTDLDGWKFIPGEAMDDDTREWLAGYGHIPDLPPSDLPDAWTGEDRLVQLLTNEDGELRGTLYLDEPRTGRRPTQRTMAAVNAEIAVLCEAVVSIVERELYGEQVRMVSQARAARQAVRPGLEIGEFLGELSGAMVAAMQVHTVDVLLAGAPAPALEPYRAFFEEHMRRVWLRHGHLVVEPTQTWGVTERSVATPEVLAEAMERRGVGSWLLVPIGMGEEYLGSMGLGRAPDEARWIDSEINAAKAVASDVATVVLEARLMQRERELNAEIRDISDYRRDMVLTLAHELRNPVSVLFSHLEMLAMDVPEASDGPIGESMDAMDRASRRIASMIEDLMALATVSDTDRSADIATVDLSALVRDTCEFLAPTASSGGVHLRTEVADGLVVVGEADGLQRMVANLVSNACKYTAAGGDVRVRLEPATRGSDGPAGVRLVCADSGIGIAESALEHVFTPFFRAPDPEARKRPGTGLGLAIMERVVKGHDGTIEVASVLGEGTTFTVWLPVGPPIDVP
- a CDS encoding acyl-CoA dehydrogenase family protein, with the protein product MKREIYDEDHEAFRSSVKQFLDREVVPHLETYAEHHGLDREFWLAAGKQGFLGLEIPEEFGGSEAGDYRFNAVLTEELAKVNMSLPSCVGIHADITVPYLVHLTDDEQRARWLPRAASGELVTAIGMTEPGGGSDLANLRTTAVRDGDDWIINGSKTFITNGGSADLVLVAARTSPEKKAKGISLFAVDTTLDGFSVGRVLDKVGQDESDTAELAFDDVRVSNDDLVGPLDTGFISMMQFLPQERLGSAITNLAHAKQILLETVQYAKDRQAFGQPIGSFQNTQFLLADLVTRIDVTEAFVDQCVLAHTKKELTPVDAAKAKWWTSQVQNDVLDHCVQVHGGYGFMNEYRVARAWRDARVTKIWAGSNEIMKMLIGRDLGL
- a CDS encoding M15 family metallopeptidase, with amino-acid sequence MSVHALVAAVLQVVLTATGVPVPYADHAPAAPARVEPTTDGTQPQAAAGWGSVAPRWLGTRPLPDDPATGNGEVRPTPSVMRNRRWTLPDDVRMLPGSGFASKVVSPAPRRVVARSTWQPGCPVAATDLAWVRVTFWGFDAQRHTGELLVGSAVADDLVQVFRTLYRVRFPQERLAIARTYDPDAPSTGDGNETSAFVCRPSTGATYFSQHASGLAIDLNSFQNPYEKGDVVLPELASSYLRRDRVRAGMITPDGPVVRVFARIGWEWGGAWRYSKDYMHFSQNGL
- the pntB gene encoding Re/Si-specific NAD(P)(+) transhydrogenase subunit beta — protein: MVELVQGAYILAALLFILALAGLSKHETARRGNQLGMAGMGLAVVATLLLVLDQVSDLGSTAGWVGVGIILVAGTIGAVIGIRLARGVEMTGMPELIAMMHSFVGLAAVLVGYNTWLETVDFASDAVHDGEVFIGVFIGAVTFTGSIVANLKLSAKMKSAPVTLPGRHLLNLAILVASAVLLVWFANTDGWIGLAPLGIMTVLALVLGFHLVAAIGGGDMPVVVSMLNSYSGWAAAAAGFMLGNDLLIITGALVGSSGAILSYIMCRAMNRSFVSVIAGGFGSDGGSAGEGDRDYGEHREIQSDDVAALLADASSVVITPGYGMAVAQAQYPVAELTRRLREKGVDVRFGIHPVAGRLPGHMNVLLAEAKVPYDIVLEMDEINDDLADTDVVLVIGANDTVNPAALEEPGSPIAGMPVLEVWKARDVVVFKRSMATGYAGVQNPLFFKENSQMLFGDAKDKVNEIVAALS
- the thpR gene encoding RNA 2',3'-cyclic phosphodiesterase: MSRMFVAVVPPPEVVEHLEEFLSVRREAAAFRWSDPAQWHVTLAFAEDVADRSLDDLDDRLTAVAGRRTAFGVRVAGGGAFPDPDRARVLFARLDATDEAAATLDALSTGCRQAVSASGARVDGQRFRPHLTLGRLGRPDNVTSWVRLLDAYDGPAWVVDEVALVASHLGEGPRRRPRHEVMGTYSLG
- a CDS encoding VIT1/CCC1 transporter family protein encodes the protein MSLEIGTDEEPQHWHEDVDDDVSGRLNWLRAGVLGANDGIVSTAGVVMGVAGATDDSGTILIAGIAALTAGALSMGAGEYVSVSTQRDSERSILAMERKELEQMPRTEQEELARMYREKGLSPETAEKVAEELTAHDALEAHADIEFGIDPDSLANPWHAALASMVAFTVGALLPLLVVALVPDAARIVTTVVVVALALAGAGAVSARLGYSPRLPAVVRNVAGGLLAMGVTYLIGMLAGVHLG